Part of the Dreissena polymorpha isolate Duluth1 chromosome 12, UMN_Dpol_1.0, whole genome shotgun sequence genome, GGAATTAAGGCAAAGAAAAATATAGAGATACAGAATTTTTTCTGCATATATAAACTGTATTCAATGCGCATTTAAAGCACATTCAAGGCAGAAAACAATATGGTGCCAATACCACTCCATTCCATGAGGACTCAATACACTTTTTAGAAAAGGGTCAAACTTAGGAAGAGAACCCAGTGCTTAATCAGACAAATTTATCTTTAGGAGTGCATGACCAGATGGTTGCATGTGAAATTAGTAAcagtactgccactgacagaaagaaaaggagtaacacttaaaatcaattagaacctgtactaccatatccaaaaatacaggtagtactgtactacccgtgttcttggatattgaagggtgtataactgactttacagaaacatttgcagcaattataataaatatatgtagcttcttaaacagttactgtattaggttttccattctgagttatgatgcaaatacaactacacattaaaactcatgactaatactatttcttcatttttcttgacaagaaaacacaagccaactagtaagctaagtaaatgaacacttatttcactgcctcatccgtttcccatcgtgttttctaaccttttaagccaccgatgcttaaatcgtttaatatcggtgcgacaatgtctttttctgggtttacagatttaatgtcaggatggttagacgacaccgtatgtagtcattatatgacaacaaagtgttgttttgaaccgctttcggttaagccggcattccattgcgTGCAGACgtattgtttttgacggatttacaagttacaggaaatcacgcgacagaatagacaatactatatgaacccagtctacaacttttcggtaatttaaattaacgaaaagcgccgttaggttagagaccaacaaatcacgccgcgctgacgcagacatatcggtacggccagattttttttgtaaatgcataaaatggatattaatgtcgtaattgtacgtccagtttataaaaataaatgcgtaaatcttcatgaaaaaggcgtatttacggctgtacggcccttatctggagctctggtagcTGAAATGGGATCTCAAACTGTTGCTGCAACAACTTGGTGCCAAATGGCTTCATAACCAAAGGTATTAGGTTTGAGCACTTTGTAGACCCTTACCTACTTACTTcacatttaaatttttaattaaacCGAAGTGCAATATAATACTGCTACACTCAAAGACCCACGGTCACCACTGGAAATGTGAATCTCCGGTACTTGTATTATACACCATAACCAACCATTGGTCTTGGAGTGATTGCAAATGGGATAGAAACCTGATGCACTAAATACAAATGAGCCACACTCTgttaaaacagggcttaatgcattttggGTAAAgggttgtcactgattagcctgtgcagtctgcatagggtAACCAGGGAAGACAATTTCCACTCAACTGGATTTGTGCAGACttcaaaaaataccataaaagcagaaaatgctGTCAATGATTTGTCTGTATGTGAAACCTATGTGTTACAACCTCAGGTATTGGGTCAACGTTGTTGCATTAATAAAGAATTGTATaagtaattgtaaatattttatagtGTAGATACTTCAATGTCTTTGAAGTGAAATGAGTACAGCAAGTTTCAAAACATCTCAAATATATACATGTCATTGTTTTTATTCATGTATCCAAGTATTATTGCCCTATTAAtgtttttgtctcataaacattctGCATTAAAAACTACTGAAGTTTTTACAGCGTTAAAGGGCATCATGAGGCAGAGATGAGCAACAAAAGAGCtgtaattaaaatatgtatgtttcgtTTGATTCAAAGTGGTGGTTGAAAATTTTTAAACGAAGATGAAACAACCTGTTTTTGTTGGAGATGAAGTTTATGGTCTGGCTATAagcatttattaattattttaaacccATAACATGGTATGTTAggattaaaaacataaaaaagtgtCTTTTGTTcctgttttcattttttatttttttttatatactagTAAATGGTCAGCTACTCCCTGTAGAATGTAATATACACTGTAACACAGATGGCTAATACATCTAGCAAATGTCCACATGCACAGCAGTGTTGGTTTTCAAGCAGTGTTAAAACTGCAGATTCTGGACTTCAAAAATGTAATGTAAAGAACTGGACTTTAAGAAAATTTTGACCTACAGAACTAGACCTTTAGAACAATTTGACTAATAATAAATTGTTGGACTAATAGCAAAATTTGACTTCCAGAGCCCAGTATTAGCCAACCCACTCTttgacttaagaataaagaatagacttagaccCAAGAAATGTGCCAAAGGTTTTGCATTTATGCAGGCTACCATTGGCACATATATGCAGACTATCACTGGCACAATATTATATGCAGGCTACCACTGACACATTTATGCAGGCTACCACTGGCACATTTATGCAGGCTACCACTGGCACAAACATGCAGGCTACCACTGGCACATACATGCAGGCTACCACTGGCACATACATGCAGGCTACCATTGGCACATATATGCAGACTATCACTGGCACAATATTATATGCAGGCTACCACTGGCACATTTATGCTGGCTACCACTGACACATGTATGCATGCAACCACTGGCACATGTATGCAGGCTACCACTGGCACATTTATGAAGGCTACCACTGGCACATGTATGCAGGCTACCACTGGCACATGTATGCAGGCTACCACTGGCACATTTATGCAGGCTACCACTGGCACATTTATGCAGGCTACCACTGGCACATATATGCAGGCTACCACTGGCACATTTACACAGGCTACCACTATTACATGTATGCAGGCTTCCACTGGCACATGTATGCAGGCTACCACTGGCACATTTACACAGGCCACCACTGGTACATGTATGCAGGCTACCACTGGTACATGTATGCAGGCTACCACTGGCACATTTACACAGGCCACCACTGGTACATGTATGCAGGCTACCACTGGTACATGTATGCAGGCTACCACTGGCACATTCACACAGGCCACCATTGGTACATACATGCAGGCTACCACTGGCACATGTATTCAGGCTACCACAGGCACATTTTTGCAGGTTACTACTGGCACATGTATGCAGGCTACCAATGGCACATGTATGCAGGCTACCACTGGCACATTTATGCAGGCTACCACTGGCACATGTATGCAGGCTACCACTGGCACATTTATGCAGGCTACCACTGACACATTTATGAAGGCTACCACAGGCACATTTATGCAGGCCACCACTGGCACAAGTATGCAGGCTACCACTGGCACATGTATGCAGGCTACCACTGGCACATACATGCAGGCTACCACTGGTACATTTATGCAGGCCACCACAGGCACATTTATGCAGGCCACCACTGGCACATTTATGCAGGCTACCACTGGCACATTTATGCAGGCACACTTATGCAGGCCACCACTGGCACATGTATGCAGGCTACCACTGGAACATGTATGCAGGCTAACACTGGCACATACATGCAGGCTTCCACTGGTACATTTATGCAGACCACCACTGGCACATTTATGCAGGCCACCACTGGCACATTTGTGCAGGTTACCACTTACACATTTATGCAAGCCACCACAGGCACATTTATGCAGGCTACCACTGGCACATTTATGCAGGCTACCACTGGCACATTTATGCAGGCTACCACTGGCACATTTATGCAGGCTACCACTGGCACATTTATGCAGGCTACCACTGGCACATACATGCAGGCTACCACTGGCACATTTATGCAGGCTACCACAGGCACATTTATGCAGGCTGCCACTGGCAAATATATGCAGGCTACCACTGGCACATATATGCAGACTATCACTGGAACAGCATACAGGCTACCACAGGCACATTTATGCAGGCTACCACAGGCACATTTATGCAGGCCACCACTGGCACATGTATGCAGGCTACCAATGGCACATACTTGCAGGCTACCACTGGCACATTTACACAGGCCACCACTGGCACATTTTTGCAGGTTACCACTTGCACATTTATGCAGGCTACCACTGACACATTTATGAAGGCTACCACTGGCACATTTATGAAGGCTACCACTGGCACATGTATGCAGGCTACCACTGGCACATACATGCAGGCTACCACAGGCACATTTATGCAGGCTACCACTGGCAAATATATGCATGCTACCACTGGCACATACATGCAGGCTACCACTGGCACATTTATGCAGGCTACCACAGGCACATTTATGCAGGCTACCACTGAAAAATATATGTTGGCTACCACTGGCACATATATGCAGACTATCACTGGCACATACATGCAGGCTACCACAAGCACATTTATGCAGGCTACCACTAGCACATTTATGCAGGCCACCACTGGCACATTTATGCAGGCTACCACTGGCACATGTATGCAGGCTACCACTGGCACATGTATGCAGGATACCACTGGCACATGTATGCAGGCTACCACTGGCACATTTACACAGGCCACCACTGGCACATTTATGCAAGCCACCACAGGCACATTTATGCAAGCCACCACAGGCACATTTTTGCAGGCTACCACTGGCACATTTATGCAGGTAACCACTGGTACTTATGTTACCAAAAGGTTTTTAATGAAGCATACAGTAATTAGAGGTTGTTAATACCAAGTCAGACTCAAAATGTAAgcaattattgtaaaatataatttaaagatTATGGTTTGTTCTTAGTTGTAGGTCTAATAATTGTTTGTTGAATACAGGCTTCTAGGAGAATTGGACATATAATTGACTTGACTTCAAGAAAACTAATTGTCGTACAGAACTTGACTTCTAGAAGTATTTGACTTCTTAACTAGACTTCATGAAGACTTTGACTACAAGGGCTGCATTTCTAGCAGAATTTGACATACACTGTACATGACTCAATTTCTAGAAACAAAATTGAATTACAGACCTCAGGACTTCAAGACAAATTTGAAGTATATTTGATGCCAACAGTTTGACTTTTAGAAAGGGTTTAAAGCATAATATACTGCTTTACTCATATAAGTAAACAATGTTAATTGATAGACACCAGAAATAATTTAAAGCCGGCACTTAGACTTGCACAAGAAAAAAAAGACTTGTATTATCATCTATGAAATGTTAAAGCTGTGTGCTGATTTCTtaaatcttaacccatttatgcctagtggactctcccatccttctaaattggatcaatttatttccaaaattaggtatgtctagtacatttatttctatatttaga contains:
- the LOC127852726 gene encoding prisilkin-39-like, whose translation is MYAGYHWHIYEGYHWHMYAGYHWHMYAGYHWHIYAGYHWHIYAGYHWHIYAGYHWHIYTGYHYYMYAGFHWHMYAGYHWHIYTGHHWYMYAGYHWYMYAGYHWHIYTGHHWYMYAGYHWYMYAGYHWHIHTGHHWYIHAGYHWHMYSGYHRHIFAGYYWHMYAGYQWHMYAGYHWHIYAGYHWHMYAGYHWHIYAGYH